A single region of the Mycoplasma mycoides subsp. mycoides SC str. PG1 genome encodes:
- the dnaA gene encoding chromosomal replication initiator protein DnaA, with protein sequence MNVNDILKELKLNLMANKNIDESVYNDYIKTINIHKKGFSDYIVVVKSQFGLLAIKQFRQTIKNEIKNILKEPVNISFTYEQEYKKQLEKDELIKKDHSDIITKKVKKINENTFENFVIGASNEQAFIAVQTVSKNPGISYNPLFIYGESGMGKTHLLKAAKNYIESNFSDLKVSYMSGDEFARKAVDILQKTHKEIEQFKNKICQNDVLIIDDVQFLSYKEKTNEIFFTIFNNFIENDKQLFFSSDKSPELLNGFDNRLITRFNMGLSIAIQKLDNKTATAIIKKEIKNQNIKSEVTSEAINFISNYYSDDVRKIKGSVSRLNFWSQQNPEEKIITIEIVSDLFRDIPTSKLGILNVKKIKEVVSEKYGISVNAIDGKARSKSIVTARHIAMFLTKEILNHTLAQIGEEFGGRDHTTVINAERKIETMLKKDKQLKKTVDILKNKILTK encoded by the coding sequence ATGAACGTAAACGATATTTTAAAAGAACTCAAACTAAATTTAATGGCTAATAAAAATATTGATGAATCCGTGTATAACGACTATATAAAGACAATAAATATTCATAAAAAGGGGTTTTCTGATTATATTGTTGTTGTTAAATCGCAATTTGGTTTGTTAGCTATAAAACAGTTTCGTCAAACTATTAAAAATGAGATAAAAAATATTTTAAAAGAACCTGTAAATATTAGTTTTACATACGAACAAGAATATAAAAAACAACTAGAAAAAGATGAATTAATCAAAAAAGATCATTCTGATATCATCACTAAAAAAGTTAAAAAAATTAATGAAAACACATTTGAAAATTTTGTAATCGGTGCAAGTAATGAACAAGCTTTTATAGCAGTTCAAACCGTAAGTAAAAATCCTGGAATTTCTTATAATCCATTGTTTATTTATGGTGAATCTGGAATGGGAAAAACTCATTTATTAAAAGCTGCAAAAAACTATATTGAATCTAATTTTTCTGATCTAAAAGTTAGTTATATGAGTGGTGATGAGTTTGCAAGAAAAGCAGTTGATATATTACAAAAAACTCATAAAGAGATTGAACAATTTAAAAATAAAATATGTCAAAATGATGTATTAATTATTGATGATGTTCAATTTTTAAGTTATAAAGAAAAAACTAATGAAATATTTTTTACTATTTTTAATAACTTTATAGAAAATGATAAGCAGTTGTTTTTTTCAAGTGATAAATCACCTGAATTATTAAATGGTTTTGATAATAGATTAATTACTAGATTTAATATGGGGTTAAGTATTGCTATTCAAAAACTAGATAATAAAACAGCAACAGCTATCATTAAAAAAGAAATTAAAAATCAAAACATTAAATCAGAAGTTACTAGTGAAGCAATTAATTTTATTTCTAATTATTATTCAGATGATGTTAGAAAAATTAAAGGAAGTGTTTCAAGATTAAACTTTTGATCTCAACAAAATCCAGAAGAAAAAATTATTACTATAGAAATAGTTTCTGATCTGTTTAGAGATATACCTACTTCAAAATTAGGTATTTTAAATGTTAAAAAAATTAAAGAAGTTGTTAGTGAAAAATATGGTATTTCAGTTAATGCAATTGATGGAAAAGCTAGAAGTAAGTCAATTGTAACAGCAAGACATATAGCAATGTTTTTAACAAAAGAGATCTTAAATCACACTTTAGCTCAAATTGGAGAAGAATTTGGTGGTAGAGATCACACAACAGTTATTAATGCTGAAAGAAAAATAGAAACAATGTTAAAAAAAGATAAGCAATTAAAAAAGACTGTTGATATTTTGAAGAATAAAATTTTAACAAAATAA
- a CDS encoding DNA polymerase III subunit beta yields the protein MNFSINRIVLLDNLSKAAKVIDYKNVNPSLAGIYLNVLSDQVNIIATSGILSFKSILNNQNSDLEVKQEGKVLLKPKYVLEMLRRLDDEFVTFSMVEDNELIIKTDNSDFSIGVLNSEDYPLIGFREKGIEFNLNPKEVKKTIYQVSVSMNENNKKLILTGLNLKLTNNQAIFSTTDSFRISQKILEIQSNNNEDIDITIPFKTALELPKVLDNAENLKIIIVEGYITFIIDNVIFQSNLIDGKFPNVQIAFPTKFQTIITVKQKSILKVLSRFDLVADDGLPAIVNIKVNEDKIEFKSFISEVGKYEEDFDDFVIEGNKSLSISFNTRFLIDAIKTLNEDRIELKLINSTKPIVINNVYDEYLKQVILPTFLSN from the coding sequence ATGAATTTTTCAATAAATAGAATAGTTTTATTAGATAATTTATCAAAAGCAGCTAAAGTAATTGATTATAAAAATGTAAACCCAAGTTTAGCTGGTATTTATTTAAATGTTTTATCTGATCAAGTTAATATAATTGCAACTAGTGGAATTCTTTCTTTTAAAAGTATTTTAAATAATCAAAATTCTGATCTAGAAGTTAAACAAGAGGGTAAAGTTTTATTAAAACCTAAATATGTTTTAGAAATGTTAAGAAGATTAGATGATGAATTTGTAACTTTTTCAATGGTTGAAGATAATGAATTAATTATTAAAACTGATAATTCAGATTTTAGTATTGGAGTTTTAAATTCAGAAGATTATCCTTTAATTGGATTTAGAGAAAAAGGAATTGAATTTAATTTAAATCCTAAAGAAGTTAAAAAAACTATTTATCAAGTTTCTGTTTCAATGAATGAAAATAATAAAAAATTAATTCTTACAGGTTTAAATTTAAAACTAACTAATAATCAAGCAATTTTTTCAACAACTGATTCATTTAGAATTAGTCAAAAGATTTTAGAAATTCAAAGTAATAATAATGAAGATATTGATATAACAATTCCTTTTAAAACTGCTTTAGAATTACCTAAGGTATTAGATAATGCTGAAAATTTAAAAATTATAATTGTTGAAGGATATATTACATTTATAATTGATAATGTTATTTTCCAATCTAATTTAATTGATGGAAAATTCCCAAATGTTCAAATTGCTTTTCCAACAAAATTTCAAACTATTATTACAGTAAAACAAAAATCAATTTTAAAAGTTTTATCAAGATTTGATTTAGTAGCAGATGATGGTTTACCAGCAATTGTAAATATTAAAGTTAATGAAGATAAAATCGAATTTAAGAGTTTTATTTCAGAAGTTGGTAAGTATGAAGAAGATTTTGATGATTTTGTAATTGAAGGAAATAAAAGTTTATCAATTAGTTTTAATACAAGATTTTTAATTGATGCAATTAAAACTTTAAATGAAGATAGAATTGAACTAAAACTAATTAATTCAACTAAACCAATTGTGATTAATAATGTTTATGATGAATATTTAAAACAAGTAATTCTTCCAACCTTTTTATCAAATTAG
- the rnmV gene encoding ribonuclease M5 — MNKIKQIIIVEGKTDTDKLKSIYGNDLKTIQTKGLSLNKKTLEMIEEFNNKMGVIIFTDPDGAGKKIRQTIIDYLDNKVLNAFIKKDDINKTSKKIGIAEASDDAIKKALDNLIIYDKNNVSLSWTDYINNDFYLKSNRIVICKYFNFDNNISSKTLFKWLNWMNVSIDDIKKIIGE, encoded by the coding sequence ATGAATAAAATTAAACAAATTATAATTGTTGAAGGTAAAACTGATACTGACAAATTAAAAAGCATTTATGGAAATGATTTAAAAACTATTCAAACAAAAGGATTAAGTTTAAATAAAAAAACTTTAGAAATGATTGAAGAATTTAATAATAAAATGGGTGTGATTATTTTTACTGATCCAGATGGAGCTGGTAAAAAAATAAGACAAACTATTATAGATTATTTAGATAATAAAGTTTTAAATGCTTTTATTAAAAAAGATGATATAAATAAAACTAGTAAAAAAATTGGAATTGCTGAAGCTAGTGATGATGCTATTAAAAAGGCTTTAGATAATCTAATTATTTATGATAAAAATAATGTTTCTTTAAGTTGAACTGATTATATAAACAATGATTTTTATTTAAAATCAAATAGAATAGTTATTTGTAAATATTTTAATTTTGATAATAATATTAGTTCTAAGACTTTGTTTAAATGATTAAATTGAATGAATGTTTCAATTGATGATATTAAAAAAATAATAGGTGAATAA
- the rsmA gene encoding 16S rRNA (adenine(1518)-N(6)/adenine(1519)-N(6))-dimethyltransferase RsmA — translation MKAKKYYGQNFISDLNLINRIVDVLDQNKNQLIIEIGPGKGALTKELVKRFDKVVVIEIDQDMVEILKAKFDHSNLEIIQADVLEIDLKQLISKYDYEKISIISNTPYYITSEILFKTLQISDLLTKAVFMLQKEVALRICSNKNENNYNNLSIACQFYSQRNFEFVVNKKMFYPIPKVDSAIISLTFNDIYKKQINDDKKFIEFVRILFNNKRKTILNNLNNIIQNKNKALEYLNTLNISSNLRPEQLDIDEYIKLFNLVYTSNF, via the coding sequence ATGAAAGCTAAAAAATACTATGGGCAAAACTTTATTTCTGATTTAAATTTAATTAATAGAATTGTTGATGTTTTAGATCAAAACAAAAATCAATTAATTATTGAAATTGGTCCAGGAAAAGGTGCTTTAACTAAAGAATTAGTTAAAAGATTTGATAAAGTTGTAGTTATTGAAATTGATCAAGATATGGTTGAAATTTTAAAAGCTAAATTTGATCATTCTAATTTAGAAATTATTCAAGCTGATGTTTTAGAAATTGATTTAAAACAACTAATAAGTAAGTATGATTATGAAAAAATAAGTATTATTTCAAATACACCTTATTATATAACTAGTGAAATTTTATTTAAAACTTTACAAATCAGCGATTTACTTACAAAAGCTGTTTTTATGTTACAAAAAGAAGTTGCCTTAAGAATTTGTAGTAATAAAAATGAAAATAACTACAATAATCTTTCGATTGCTTGTCAGTTTTATAGTCAAAGAAACTTTGAGTTTGTAGTTAATAAGAAAATGTTTTATCCAATTCCTAAAGTTGATTCAGCAATTATTAGTTTAACTTTTAATGATATTTATAAAAAGCAAATTAATGATGATAAAAAATTTATCGAATTTGTTAGAATTCTTTTTAATAATAAAAGAAAGACTATTTTAAATAACTTAAATAATATTATTCAAAACAAAAATAAAGCATTAGAGTATTTAAATACGCTAAATATTAGCAGTAATTTAAGACCAGAACAACTAGATATAGATGAATATATAAAATTATTTAACCTAGTCTATACTAGTAATTTTTAA
- the gyrB gene encoding DNA topoisomerase (ATP-hydrolyzing) subunit B codes for MSQEYSAESIKVLKGLEAVRTRPGMYIGSTSKTGLHHLVWEILDNSIDEAMAGYADLINVTITKENEIIVQDNGRGIPVGINSDTKKSALSLVFTQLHAGGKFDSESYKISGGLHGVGASVVNALSLYVEVEVYRNNIHYHQLFSEGGTKESELQQLGHTDLRGTKVKFKPDPEIFKETVVFDYEVIKNKVKQLAFLNKGLKITLTDERIEKTVEYLFLNGILDYIKEKNETKNKINPNIFYVDSKYEDIEVEMALQYNSDYQENIITFVNNINTHEGGTHEDGLKQVLIRDINRYADTVIKNNKTPSKFSWDDIKEGMMCILSVRHTDPQYEGQTKTKLSNPDAKEAVNIIIGNAFEEFLLKSPEDAKAILDKNVNAQKARIAAQKAREETRRKSALDSFSLPGKLADCETKDSSIAELYLVEGDSAGGSAKTGRNRKFQAILPLRGKVLNVERVTEARAFSNNEIKSIITAIGTGIKEELDLSKLRYKKIVIMTDADVDGAHIRTLLLTFFYRYMKPLVANGHIYIAQPPLYKIEAGKKIAYAYTDSQLDELKNNEFNNLKYTIQRYKGLGEMDPLQLWETTMDPQQRTMLQISLEDATLANEVFSDLMGEDPELRKIYIQDNAKFVENIDF; via the coding sequence ATGTCACAAGAATATAGTGCAGAATCGATTAAAGTTTTAAAAGGTTTAGAAGCTGTTAGAACACGTCCTGGAATGTATATTGGATCAACTTCAAAAACAGGTTTGCATCATTTAGTATGAGAAATTTTAGATAACTCAATTGATGAAGCAATGGCTGGGTATGCTGATTTAATTAATGTAACAATTACAAAAGAAAATGAAATAATTGTTCAAGATAATGGAAGAGGAATTCCAGTTGGTATTAATTCAGATACTAAAAAATCTGCATTAAGTTTAGTTTTTACTCAATTGCATGCTGGTGGAAAATTTGATTCAGAAAGTTATAAGATTTCTGGTGGTCTTCATGGGGTTGGAGCTAGTGTTGTTAATGCTTTATCTTTATATGTTGAAGTTGAAGTTTATAGAAACAATATTCACTATCATCAATTATTTAGTGAAGGTGGAACTAAAGAATCAGAATTACAGCAACTAGGTCACACTGATTTAAGAGGAACAAAAGTTAAATTCAAACCAGATCCAGAAATTTTTAAAGAAACTGTAGTATTTGATTATGAAGTTATTAAAAATAAAGTTAAGCAGTTAGCATTTTTAAATAAAGGTTTAAAAATTACTTTAACTGATGAAAGAATTGAGAAAACAGTTGAATACTTATTTTTAAATGGGATCTTAGACTATATTAAAGAAAAAAATGAAACTAAAAATAAAATAAACCCAAATATTTTTTATGTAGATTCAAAATATGAAGACATTGAAGTTGAAATGGCACTTCAATATAATTCTGATTATCAAGAAAATATCATTACTTTTGTAAATAATATTAATACTCATGAGGGTGGAACTCATGAAGATGGTCTAAAACAAGTTCTAATTAGAGATATTAACAGATATGCTGATACAGTAATAAAAAATAACAAAACCCCTTCTAAATTCTCTTGAGATGATATTAAAGAAGGTATGATGTGTATTTTATCAGTTAGACATACAGATCCACAATACGAAGGTCAAACTAAAACTAAATTATCTAACCCCGATGCTAAAGAAGCAGTTAATATAATCATTGGAAATGCTTTTGAAGAATTCTTATTAAAATCACCAGAAGATGCTAAAGCTATTTTAGATAAAAACGTTAATGCTCAAAAAGCAAGAATTGCAGCTCAAAAAGCAAGAGAAGAAACTAGAAGAAAATCTGCACTAGATTCGTTTTCATTACCAGGTAAGTTAGCAGATTGTGAAACCAAAGATTCAAGCATAGCTGAACTTTATTTAGTTGAGGGAGATTCAGCTGGCGGTAGTGCTAAAACTGGAAGAAATAGAAAATTTCAAGCTATTTTACCTTTAAGAGGTAAAGTATTAAATGTTGAAAGAGTAACTGAAGCTAGAGCTTTTTCAAATAATGAAATTAAATCAATTATTACAGCTATTGGTACTGGAATAAAAGAAGAATTAGACTTATCTAAATTAAGATATAAAAAGATAGTTATTATGACTGATGCAGATGTTGATGGTGCTCACATTAGAACATTATTATTAACATTCTTTTATAGATATATGAAACCATTGGTTGCTAATGGTCATATTTATATTGCTCAACCTCCTTTATATAAAATTGAAGCAGGTAAAAAAATAGCTTATGCATATACTGATAGTCAATTAGATGAACTAAAAAACAATGAATTTAATAATTTAAAATACACAATCCAGCGCTATAAAGGACTTGGAGAAATGGATCCGCTACAATTATGAGAAACAACAATGGATCCACAACAAAGAACTATGTTACAAATTTCACTTGAAGATGCTACTTTAGCAAATGAAGTATTTTCAGATTTAATGGGTGAAGATCCTGAATTAAGAAAAATTTATATTCAAGATAATGCTAAATTTGTTGAAAATATAGACTTTTAG
- the gyrA gene encoding DNA gyrase subunit A, which produces MNNENNNNDSLNENQDHYHGKISPIDISTEVRKDFLEYAMSVIVSRALPDLKDGLKPVHRRIIYAMNDLGITSDKPHKKSARIVGEVIGKYHPHGDSAVYETMVRMAQEFSYRYPLIDGHGNFGSIDGDGAAAMRYTEARLAKISNYLIKDIDMDTVPFIDNYDASEHEPAYLTGYLPNLLVNGTMGIAVGMATSIPPHNLKEVVSAINAYIDNNDITIDEILNDHILGPDFPTGALMTNGSKMREGYKTGRGSVIIRAKIDFEENKKHDRFVVTEIPYQTNKAKIIEKIAELVKDKTIEGIFDIRDESNYEGIRIIIELKKDANPDVVLSKLYKYTALQSSFSINLLTLNNNLPVLLDLKTIIKNYVEFQVSVIIKRSIFEKNKLTKRYHILEALHIALDNVDDVINIIKNSKTSEEAKVELTNKYNFDEEQNKAILDMRLQRLVGLERDKITLEMTNIKERLTYLDVLINTKEEQDNVLKNQLNEIADKFGDNRRTELIDEELINIEDEELIPDLKWMILLSQEGYIRRINPDEFRIQKRGGRGVSVNAEPSDPIDIATMGKAKDWVLFFTNSGKVYRTKLYNIRSYSRTARGLPIVNFLNDLTSEDKITAILPLRNNKEKFNYLTFVTQKGMIKRTKISEFENINRNGKKAINLRENDQLVSVFATTGQDTVFIANESGKVIRIKESVVNPQSRVGGGVRALKLEDDDVVVGAISSFKLTHITTVSNKGLFKKTPIDDYRISGRNGKGIKVMNLNQRTGKFKAIIGARETDLIMIISSDGNLIKTKVSNIPSLSRNASGVKAIRLTDNQEINAITLEYRKHGLENEDFEED; this is translated from the coding sequence ATGAATAATGAAAATAACAACAATGATTCTTTAAATGAAAATCAAGATCATTATCATGGTAAAATTTCTCCTATTGATATTTCAACAGAAGTTAGAAAAGATTTCTTAGAATATGCAATGAGTGTTATTGTAAGTCGTGCTTTACCTGATTTAAAAGATGGATTAAAACCAGTTCATAGACGTATTATTTATGCAATGAACGATTTAGGAATTACTTCAGATAAACCACACAAAAAATCTGCTCGTATAGTTGGAGAAGTAATTGGTAAGTACCACCCACATGGAGATAGTGCTGTTTATGAAACAATGGTAAGAATGGCTCAAGAGTTTTCTTATCGTTATCCTTTAATAGATGGTCATGGTAACTTTGGTTCAATTGATGGTGATGGTGCAGCTGCAATGCGTTATACTGAAGCAAGATTAGCTAAAATATCAAATTATCTAATAAAAGATATTGATATGGATACAGTACCATTTATTGATAATTATGATGCTAGTGAACATGAACCAGCTTATTTAACAGGTTATTTACCAAACCTTTTAGTTAATGGAACTATGGGTATTGCAGTTGGAATGGCAACTTCAATTCCACCACATAATTTAAAAGAAGTAGTTAGTGCTATTAATGCTTATATTGATAATAATGATATTACTATTGATGAAATATTAAATGATCATATTTTAGGTCCTGATTTTCCAACTGGTGCTTTAATGACTAATGGATCAAAAATGCGCGAAGGTTATAAAACAGGACGAGGTAGTGTTATTATTAGAGCAAAAATTGATTTTGAAGAAAATAAAAAGCACGATAGATTTGTAGTTACTGAAATTCCATATCAAACTAATAAAGCTAAAATTATTGAAAAAATAGCTGAATTAGTTAAAGACAAAACTATTGAAGGTATTTTTGATATTAGAGATGAATCAAATTATGAAGGTATTAGAATCATTATTGAATTAAAAAAAGATGCTAATCCTGATGTTGTTTTATCTAAACTTTATAAATATACTGCTTTACAATCAAGTTTTTCAATTAACTTATTAACTTTAAATAATAATTTACCTGTTTTATTAGATTTAAAAACTATTATTAAAAACTATGTTGAGTTTCAAGTTAGTGTTATTATAAAACGTTCTATTTTTGAAAAAAATAAATTAACTAAACGTTATCATATTTTAGAAGCTTTACATATTGCCTTAGATAATGTTGATGATGTTATTAATATTATTAAAAACTCTAAAACTAGTGAAGAAGCCAAAGTTGAATTAACTAATAAATATAACTTTGATGAAGAACAAAATAAAGCTATTTTAGATATGCGTTTACAAAGATTAGTTGGTTTAGAAAGAGATAAAATCACTTTAGAAATGACTAATATAAAAGAACGTTTAACTTATTTAGATGTTTTAATTAATACAAAAGAAGAACAAGATAATGTTTTAAAAAATCAATTAAATGAAATAGCTGACAAGTTTGGAGATAATAGAAGAACAGAATTAATTGATGAAGAATTGATTAATATTGAAGATGAAGAATTGATTCCTGATTTAAAATGAATGATTTTATTATCACAAGAAGGTTATATTAGAAGAATTAATCCTGATGAGTTTAGAATCCAAAAACGCGGTGGACGTGGAGTTAGTGTTAATGCTGAACCAAGTGATCCTATTGATATAGCAACAATGGGAAAAGCTAAGGACTGAGTATTATTCTTTACTAATTCAGGAAAAGTTTATAGAACTAAGTTATATAACATCAGAAGTTATTCAAGAACAGCTAGAGGATTACCAATTGTTAACTTTTTAAATGACTTAACTAGTGAAGATAAAATTACAGCTATTTTACCTTTAAGAAACAATAAAGAAAAATTTAATTATTTAACTTTTGTTACTCAAAAAGGAATGATTAAAAGAACTAAAATTTCTGAATTTGAAAACATTAATAGAAATGGTAAAAAAGCAATTAATTTAAGAGAAAATGATCAACTAGTTTCAGTATTTGCAACAACTGGACAAGATACTGTTTTTATTGCTAATGAATCTGGAAAAGTAATTAGAATTAAAGAAAGCGTAGTTAATCCACAATCCAGAGTTGGTGGTGGAGTTAGAGCATTAAAACTAGAAGATGATGATGTTGTAGTTGGAGCAATTAGTTCATTTAAATTAACTCATATTACTACTGTTTCAAATAAAGGTTTATTTAAAAAAACACCAATTGATGATTATAGAATTAGTGGAAGAAATGGTAAAGGAATTAAAGTAATGAACTTAAACCAAAGAACTGGTAAGTTCAAAGCTATTATCGGAGCTAGAGAAACTGATTTAATAATGATCATTTCAAGTGATGGTAACTTAATTAAAACAAAAGTTTCAAATATTCCTTCACTTTCAAGAAATGCTAGTGGGGTTAAAGCGATTAGATTAACAGATAATCAAGAGATCAATGCAATTACTTTAGAATATCGTAAACACGGTCTTGAAAATGAAGATTTTGAAGAAGATTAA
- a CDS encoding ABC transporter permease yields MTILFNTSILTWALALVGVLLFASLSSLVSEKAGVVNIAVEGMMIIGALVVSILGTYLTSNDNKSNYTQIPIVLLAGVITAVFALLHAFPAITLKANQIISGTAINILALGLGIFLSTSNWFGKQSQVIASGYSSIDVINITKVVNGKTQQVASMLPIWTIIAIILAIGLFVFFKYTKQGMRYAMVGENPNAIDAAGISVTKYRYLAVILSGFLAGIGGGVFVVTAVSGGGLFSGNMLGYGFLGIAIMIFGQWRISFIVIGSIIFSWLFALGQQIGTLSTNKTIQAISTLFNTLPFVLTILAMVAFSKTSRAPAAVGVPFDKAKR; encoded by the coding sequence ATGACAATTTTATTTAATACTAGTATTTTAACTTGAGCATTAGCTTTAGTTGGTGTCTTATTGTTTGCTTCTTTATCATCACTTGTTAGTGAAAAAGCAGGAGTTGTTAATATTGCAGTTGAAGGTATGATGATTATTGGAGCACTTGTTGTTTCAATTTTAGGAACATATCTTACATCAAATGATAATAAAAGTAATTATACTCAAATTCCAATAGTTTTATTAGCTGGTGTAATTACAGCTGTATTTGCTTTACTGCATGCTTTTCCAGCAATTACATTAAAAGCAAATCAAATCATTTCAGGAACAGCAATTAATATTTTAGCTTTAGGATTAGGAATTTTCTTATCAACATCAAATTGATTTGGAAAACAATCTCAAGTTATTGCAAGCGGATATTCATCAATAGATGTTATTAATATTACTAAAGTAGTTAATGGTAAAACACAACAAGTTGCAAGTATGCTTCCAATTTGAACAATTATTGCAATTATTCTAGCAATTGGTTTATTTGTATTTTTTAAATATACAAAACAAGGAATGAGATATGCAATGGTTGGTGAAAATCCTAATGCAATTGACGCTGCTGGAATTAGTGTAACTAAATATAGATATCTAGCAGTAATATTATCAGGGTTTTTAGCCGGAATTGGTGGTGGAGTATTTGTTGTAACTGCAGTTAGTGGTGGTGGTTTATTTAGTGGAAACATGTTAGGATACGGATTTTTAGGAATTGCAATTATGATATTTGGACAATGAAGAATTAGTTTTATTGTAATTGGTTCAATTATATTTTCATGACTATTTGCTTTAGGTCAACAAATCGGAACACTTTCAACAAATAAAACAATTCAAGCAATTTCAACTTTATTTAACACTTTACCATTTGTTTTAACAATACTAGCTATGGTTGCATTTAGTAAGACCTCAAGAGCACCAGCTGCAGTTGGTGTACCTTTTGATAAAGCAAAAAGATAG